One Candidatus Devosia phytovorans genomic window carries:
- a CDS encoding MFS transporter yields MASVIKIYALFLGSALLMFGGGLQGLLLSVRGAEEGFSIFALGLIGTGWSVGFVAGSIAVPMIVRKVGHIRAFSVMAAIGTVTILLNLMLVNDISWILLRALSGFCFAGAAMIVESWLNEVAENKSRGTIFSIYTTINMAASTVGQLAMSVTGTAGYIPFIVGAISFICALLPTALTSSPQPRPLASAKLDLRLLIRTSPVAAAAALCCGMANGAFGTLAPVYGYEQGLDAGGIAFLFAIAAIAGAVGQIPLGRLSDRIDRRMVMVGLGAAAAVTGALIVIINPAAGWLMYILFALYGLAANPLYPIAVAHANDFARDGEFARVAGGMLLILGIGLAIGPTIASLLMGAITPAALFIVTALFHAIIAGFAYWRMSQRKSLDAADRAPFQPMGNDKQVTPETLVLDPRADIESPEMGHAEAPVPEELMTQSEDRPNVQNGTV; encoded by the coding sequence ATGGCCTCAGTTATCAAGATCTACGCCCTGTTCCTGGGCTCCGCATTGCTCATGTTCGGAGGTGGCCTGCAGGGCCTGCTGCTATCGGTGCGCGGCGCCGAAGAAGGCTTTTCCATCTTTGCGCTGGGCCTGATCGGCACGGGTTGGTCGGTCGGCTTTGTCGCCGGGTCGATCGCCGTGCCGATGATCGTGCGCAAGGTGGGCCATATCCGCGCCTTTTCGGTGATGGCCGCCATTGGCACGGTGACCATCCTGCTCAACCTGATGCTGGTCAATGATATCAGCTGGATCCTGCTGCGCGCGCTGTCGGGCTTCTGCTTTGCCGGCGCGGCGATGATTGTCGAGAGCTGGCTCAATGAGGTTGCCGAGAACAAGAGCCGCGGCACGATCTTTTCGATCTATACGACGATCAACATGGCGGCCTCGACGGTGGGCCAGCTGGCCATGTCGGTCACCGGCACGGCCGGCTACATCCCCTTCATCGTCGGCGCCATCAGTTTCATCTGCGCTCTCCTCCCCACAGCCCTGACCTCCAGCCCGCAGCCTCGGCCACTGGCTTCGGCCAAGCTCGACCTTCGCCTCCTCATCCGCACCTCGCCGGTCGCCGCCGCGGCCGCCCTGTGCTGCGGCATGGCCAATGGCGCCTTCGGCACGCTGGCGCCGGTCTATGGCTATGAACAGGGGCTCGATGCCGGCGGCATCGCCTTTCTTTTTGCCATCGCCGCCATTGCAGGCGCCGTGGGGCAGATCCCGCTCGGCCGGCTGTCCGACCGCATCGACCGCCGCATGGTCATGGTGGGCCTCGGGGCGGCCGCTGCCGTCACCGGCGCATTGATCGTCATCATCAATCCCGCTGCCGGCTGGCTGATGTATATTCTATTTGCGCTTTATGGCCTTGCCGCCAATCCGCTCTATCCGATCGCCGTGGCGCATGCGAATGACTTTGCCCGCGACGGCGAGTTCGCACGGGTTGCCGGTGGCATGCTGCTGATCCTGGGCATTGGCCTTGCCATTGGCCCGACCATCGCGTCGCTGCTGATGGGCGCCATCACGCCCGCAGCGCTGTTCATCGTCACCGCCCTGTTCCACGCCATCATCGCCGGCTTTGCCTATTGGCGCATGAGCCAGCGCAAGAGCCTCGATGCCGCCGATCGCGCGCCGTTCCAGCCCATGGGCAATGACAAGCAGGTCACGCCCGAGACCTTGGTACTCGACCCGCGTGCTGATATTGAGAGCCCCGAAATGGGTCATGCCGAAGCGCCTGTCCCCGAAGAACTGATGACGCAAAGCGAGGACAGGCCCAATGTTCAAAACGGAACGGTTTGA